The genomic DNA AAGAGAGCACGTCACTGACGGCTTGACACATCTCAACACCTAACAGCCCAAAATAAGATGGAAGAATAAATATCAGCGGAATAAAGAACAAACCTTGTCGGGCTGCTGCCAAAATGTTCGCACGCCACGGCTTGCGGCAGGTCTGAGCAAGCATATTGCTTGCCAAAATAAGTGCATTAACAGGGAAAACACAGAGTTGCCATCGCAATGCAACAACACCAATAGCTATCACTTCGGGGTCATCACGGAAGACACCTATAAGCGAATCACTTATCATCCAGCCAACAATAGCTAACACAATAAGGAAAATAGTACCGATAGTAACCGTGAATTATAGGCTTCCTTCAAACGATCATATAAGCCTGCACCATAACAAAAGCCACAGACAGGCTGAAAGCCTTGTCCCAATCCAATGACAACAGCAAAAGAAAGCATTGCTATACGTCCGACAATACTCATTGCAGCAATAGCAGAGTCGCCATAAGCACCAGCTGCTAAGTTTAACGACATAGTGGCAATACAAGCTAAACCTTGCCTCATAAAAGAAGGACTGCCACCATAGAAAATCTCCTTATACATCTGTATTGAAGGCGAAAAATTGCGAAACTTGATAGCAATATTCTCTCCTCTACGTGCCATGAAGAAAAGTATAACAAAAGAAACAATCTGACCTACAACTGTTGCCCAAGCTGCACCACTGACCCCCAAATCACAAGTAAAGATAAAGAAAGGGTCAAGAAGCACATTCAATACAGCACCTATCACAATACCATACATCGCAAAGTTGGCATTTCCTTGTAAACGCATCTGATTGTTTAAGGTAAGTGAAGAAGTCAAGAATGGTGCACCAAGAAGAATAACCTGCATATAGTCTTCCGTGTAAGGAAGAATAGTAGGCGTACTTCCAAGCATCAACGAAAGTGGTGTAAGGAATATTTCACCAAGAATAAGAATGACTAATCCAAAAAGAAAGAGCTAAAAAAGCCTGTTGAAGCCATCTTTACAGCATTCTCATGACGACGTGCTCCCAACTCACGAGAGATATAATTGCCTGATCCATGCCCAAAGAAAAAGCCCATTGCTTGCACAAAAAACATTAGAGAGAACACAACTCCCACTGCAGCAGTTGCTTGCGTGTCAATCTTACCGACAAAGAACGTGTCGGCAATATTGTATAATCCTGTTACAAGCATTGATATAATCGTCGGTATTGCCATTGTGACAATCACACGATGGACCGGAGCTTGTGTCAGAAAAGTATAGTTATCTGTATGTCCATGCATAAGCATTTCATTCTTTTTCCTTAAATACAAAGATAAATAAATAATTCAGATTCAAATTCGTCTTCAATCACAAACCATCGTTCAAAGCCCAGATTTATGATTTTAGTCAAGTCATTTTGCTGAGTACAAGGATTAGAATTTTACAGGGATAGATATCCCCCAATGCCCGACAAAACATATTTATGCCGAACAAGAAGCTTATCTATCCCTGCTTTAAAAGCGTAAAAACGCCCCCAGTATATTATCTAATTAATGACGCTCAAGTAGAATCTGCACAACACGTTCTGCTGAACGACCATCCCAACGCTCTGGAACACCACACTTCTTCCAAGTTCCTGAAACCATATCAGACAACGCCGAACGGAGTAGTTCTGGGTCTTCACCAACCAGAACATTAGAACCAACCTTTGCTGTTTCAATATGCTCGGTATAGCTATTGAGCGTGATACATGGCACACCATTGAATGTTGCTTCCTCAGCAACATTACCAGAGTCTGTAATAATACCCTTAGCATGAGCCGTAAGATAAGCAAACTCAAGATAACCCAATGGCTTCACGATGTGAAGGTTATGCAGTTTAATATTCTTCTTCAAGCTAAGTGCCATGATAACTTGTACAGCTGAGTCACGAAGAGGAGCAATGATTGGCATATCACCAGCAGTCTCACTCAATGCATGTAACATACGCTCAAGATTCTCTTGGTCAGCTAACAACGCCTTACGATTCAGTGTAAAGACAAGATAGTTACCCTCCTTCAAAGGTAAGCCAGCCAACTCGTTGATATCAGAAAGTTTCATACCTTCAATTCGTTCACGGTCATAGCGAATATTATCAATGAGGATATTACCCACCATATAAACCTTCGAGAGTTCTGCACCTTCCTTATTAGCAATGCTGTTGTTGCTAAATCCGGCTGTAAAAAGTATGTCTGAAAGACCATCAATTACCAAGCGATTGATTTCCTTAGGCATCGTAATATCAAACGAACGAGTACCAGCTGCAATATGCGCAAGTGTGATTGCCTGCTTCTTAGTTACAATAGCAGCAGCCATTGTAGAAGCAAGATCGTCTACAACGATAACCACATCGGTTGGATTCTCTTGCAGATACTTCTCAAACTTAGACATCACCTGACCTGTAAGTTCGTTCAAATTCTCACATTCAACACCAAGGAAAACATCTGGTCTACGAATAGAGAGATTTTCAAAGAGCTTATCTTCAAGTGTAGGATCATCCGCACTACCCGCATAGACCAATGAATAAGAAACCTTATGAGAACTATTCTCCTCAGAAAGTCTATTGATTACCCTGATAATTGGTGCAACCTTTATAAAGTTAGGGCGTGCACCACAAAAGATACAAAGTTTTTTCATTCCTTCAAAAACTCACTCCGTAAGCTCCTCTACTGCAAGAGAACCTTACGGAGCAGTCATCTATTTTAGTGTTTATATTTATTGTTCGCAGCAGAAGTGACACTTAATAAGAGAATCACTTAAACATATCTTTAATTCCACCAATAGAACCCATCAGATTACTTGCCTCAAATGGCAGGTAAACAGTCTTCTGATTATTGTTCTGAGCGAGTTCTGTAAGCATCTGAATATACTTCTGTGCAATAAGATAGTTTGCTGGATTCGTGCTCTTTCCAACAGCATCAGTAATCTTCTGAATAGCAATTGCCTCAGCTTCAGCCTTACGAATACGAGCCTCTGCCTCACCTTCTGCAATCAGAATCTGCTGCTGCTTGTTAGCTTCAGCACGGTTGATAGCTGCTTGCTTCTCACCTTCTGACTGGAGAATAGCCGACTGCTTCTGTCCTTCACTGGTAAGAATCGTTGCACGCTTATTACGTTCAGCCTGCATCTGCTTCTCCATTGCCTCCGAAACACTTGCTGGAGGAGTAATATCTTGGAGCTCAACACGATTTACCTTGATTCCCCACTTATTTGTTGCATCATCAAGAACGGCACGCAACTTAGTATTAATTGTATCACGTGAAGTAAGAGTCTGGTCAAGTTCCATCTCACCAATGATGTTACGAAGCGTTGTCTGTGTTAACTTCTCAATAGCATTTGGGAGGTTATTAATTTCATAAACAGCCTTAAACGGATCAATAATCTGGAAATAAAGCAGTGCATTAATCTGCATCTGAATATTATCCTTTGTGATTACATTCTGGCGATCGAAGTCATACACCTGCTCACGCAAATCAATTGAGTTAGTATAGGTATAACGTCCTGCACGCAATGCCACAATATCCTTAGCATGGTCAATGAAAGGAATAATGATGTTGATACCGGGTTGAAGGGTTGCGTAATACTTACCAAGACGTTCAATAATCTTAGTTTCACTTTGTGAGATAATCACAATTGACATCTTGGCAAAAACGAGTGCTAACACAACAATAGCAATTAGCACATAAGCTATCATATCCATAAGCATTAAAGTTTTTGATTTCCTCCACTCGTCTTTTTATCTTAACAAAGGGAGAAATCGAAGGTTATTATTTGTTTTATTTAATTATTATCAGATAACTTTCTAACAACGCTCAACCGTTGCAATTATAGAGTCAAGTCGTAAAATACGTACAGCAACACCTTGGTCAATTGCAGCACCATCAATAGACTGCGCCTTCCAGGAGTCACCATCTATCTTTACTCTGCCGTATCCACCAGCCTCAATAGCGTCTGTCACCTTTCCTTCACGACCAATCAATGCTTCAGCATTACTTAATCTTTTATCTGCACCTTGATGAAGATATTTAAGTGCAACTGGTCGTACTAAGAAAATACTCAATACAGAGAAGACTGCAAATACCACAACTTGAACAACAAAACTATCCGTGAATGCGGAAGTAAGTGAGGCACATAAACTACCTATCGCAAAGCACATAAGGTAAAGGTCTCCGTTCATCAACTCTAAAATCAGACAAACAAGACCTACTAACAACCATGTTAACCACAGGTTTTGTATCAGATAATCCATCATAGCTTTAAAGGTTTGATTTCGTTTGTAAAGATAATAATAAAAGATGATTCCATCAAATCTTTCACAAAAAAATAACACTTTAATAGCTACTTACCAACTATCAGAAAAGTATTTCTTTACAAGATGACAATATAATACAAATCATAACACCTAATAAACATTTCGTATAAGTTAGCCGTTAGTGGCTTTTGATATTCAATATGATGACCATTATGCTCGCATCTTTGTATATCCAACCAACGTATTCGTGCTTAGCTCGTGACGTGTTAATGCTTAGCACATGTCGTGTTAGTGCTTCGCACCAATGGTGCGGAGTACTCATCAGCTTATAATATACTATAAAAATGGGGTTAATCAGCCGTCAAAAGTAAGCTATTCAAGCAAAAAACAAAGACAGATATTTGGTCTGAAGAGTTTTATTTTTCCAAGCCTTATATGATTATGTTAATTTGAGAGGAGTTCCACATACAAAAGAATGTCATTTCGTTTTTTATCAAACAGTAATAATCATATAAAAATTACGGCTATTTGCTTTCGTTCTTGAAAAGCAAATAGCCGTAAGAAGATATCATAAATGATAGTTAATCAACTTTATCAACGCCTATTTGAGCGTTTAGAAGACGAAGAACCGCCTACATGTAATGTCCCAGACGACTGTGAATATCCCGCAGAAGAGACACGATTAGAGCCACGACCACGATAATATTTCTCAGCTTCTGGCAGCCACTTCTTGATATCCTCAATACGACGAGCATCAGAAGGGTGATCACTCAGAATCTCAGAACGATTACTATTAGTTGCTGCAGCCATTCGTTGCCAGA from Prevotella melaninogenica includes the following:
- a CDS encoding SPFH domain-containing protein, which translates into the protein MDMIAYVLIAIVVLALVFAKMSIVIISQSETKIIERLGKYYATLQPGINIIIPFIDHAKDIVALRAGRYTYTNSIDLREQVYDFDRQNVITKDNIQMQINALLYFQIIDPFKAVYEINNLPNAIEKLTQTTLRNIIGEMELDQTLTSRDTINTKLRAVLDDATNKWGIKVNRVELQDITPPASVSEAMEKQMQAERNKRATILTSEGQKQSAILQSEGEKQAAINRAEANKQQQILIAEGEAEARIRKAEAEAIAIQKITDAVGKSTNPANYLIAQKYIQMLTELAQNNNQKTVYLPFEASNLMGSIGGIKDMFK
- a CDS encoding UDP-N-acetyl glucosamine 2-epimerase translates to MKKLCIFCGARPNFIKVAPIIRVINRLSEENSSHKVSYSLVYAGSADDPTLEDKLFENLSIRRPDVFLGVECENLNELTGQVMSKFEKYLQENPTDVVIVVDDLASTMAAAIVTKKQAITLAHIAAGTRSFDITMPKEINRLVIDGLSDILFTAGFSNNSIANKEGAELSKVYMVGNILIDNIRYDRERIEGMKLSDINELAGLPLKEGNYLVFTLNRKALLADQENLERMLHALSETAGDMPIIAPLRDSAVQVIMALSLKKNIKLHNLHIVKPLGYLEFAYLTAHAKGIITDSGNVAEEATFNGVPCITLNSYTEHIETAKVGSNVLVGEDPELLRSALSDMVSGTWKKCGVPERWDGRSAERVVQILLERH
- a CDS encoding NfeD family protein, encoding MMDYLIQNLWLTWLLVGLVCLILELMNGDLYLMCFAIGSLCASLTSAFTDSFVVQVVVFAVFSVLSIFLVRPVALKYLHQGADKRLSNAEALIGREGKVTDAIEAGGYGRVKIDGDSWKAQSIDGAAIDQGVAVRILRLDSIIATVERC